From Diospyros lotus cultivar Yz01 chromosome 4, ASM1463336v1, whole genome shotgun sequence, a single genomic window includes:
- the LOC127799088 gene encoding LOW QUALITY PROTEIN: O-fucosyltransferase 1 (The sequence of the model RefSeq protein was modified relative to this genomic sequence to represent the inferred CDS: deleted 2 bases in 1 codon), with the protein MARKQLEKMIGKSGHGFQVRVHISRKLEKLKQVPPKESNGYLRVQCNGGLNQQRSAICNAVLAARIMNATLVLPELDANSFWHDERYSGFRGIYDVEHFIRALRFDVRIVESIPKIPSPPRDALISWYTTVALEKMKEHGAIYLTPFSHRLVEEIDNLEYQRLRCRVNYHALRFKPHIMKLSNSILSKLRSEGRFMSIHLRFEMDTLAFAGCLDIFTPDEQRILMKYRKENFAEKILVYSERRAIGKCPLTPEEVGLILHAMGFDNSTKIYLAAGELFGGKRFMKPFRSMFPRLENHSTVDPSEELAENTRGLVGSAVDYMVCLLSDIFMPTYDGPNNFTNNLLGHRLYYGFRTTIRPDRKALAPIFIDSEKGRTAGFDEAVKRVMLQTNFGGPHKRVPPESFYTNSRPECFCQTSTQNQDDKCPPDYVSEKLHSQLEGETTSDSDMLVQSNSTISMADR; encoded by the exons ATGGCAAGGAAGCAACTGGAGAAGATGATCGGCAAATCAG GGCACGGGTTTCAAGTCAGGGTACACATATCGAGGAAGCTTGAGAAGCTAAagcaag TTCCTCCAAAAGAGAGCAATGGTTATCTGAGGGTTCAATGTAATGGTGGTCTGAATCAACAGCGCAGTGCA ATCTGTAATGCAGTTCTTGCTGCACGAATTATGAATGCTACACTCGTGCTGCCTGAGTTGGATGCAAACTCCTTTTGGCATGATGAGAG GTACAG TGGTTTCCGAGGCATCTACGATGTTGAGCACTTCATCAGAGCATTGAGGTTTGATGTACGGATTGTGGAAAGCATTCCGAAAATTC CTTCGCCCCCTAGAGATGCTCTGATTAGTTGGTACACAACAGTTGCTCTGGAGAAGATGAAGGAACATGGTGCCATATATCTGACTCCTTTTTCACATCGTCTTGTTGAAGAGATTGACAACCTTGAGTACCAAAGATTGAGATGCCGAGTTAATTACCATGCACTCAGATTTAAGCCTCACATTATGAAGTTAAGCAACTCAATACTGAGTAAACTTCGTTCAGAAGGTCGTTTCATGTCAATACATCTCCGTTTCGAGATGGATACGCTGGCTTTTGCTGG ATGTCTAGATATATTTACTCCTGACGAACAGAGAATATTGATGAAGTACCGCAAGGAAAATTTTGCAGAGAAGATACTTGTTTATAGTGAAAGAAGGGCCATTGGAAAATGTCCGTTGACTCCAGAAGAG GTTGGTCTCATCTTGCATGCTATGGGGTTTGACAATTCCACTAAGATATACCTTGCAGCTGGTGAATTATTTGGTGGGAAGCGATTCATGAAACCTTTTCGGTCCATGTTTCCTCGCCTTGAGAATCACAGCACAGTTGACCCTAGTGAGGAGCTAGCAGAGAATACTCGTGGCCTGGTAGGCTCTGCTGTGGATTACATGGTTTGTCTTCTATCAGACATCTTCATGCCAACATATGACGGGCCAAACAACTTCACA AATAATCTCCTTGGACACCGTCTCTACTATGGCTTCCGGACTACAATCAGACCTGACAGGAAGGCTCTTGCCCCAATCTTTATTGATAGTGAAAAGGGCCGAACAGCTGGCTTTGACGAAGCTGTTAAGCGTGTGATGCTACAAACGAATTTTGGTGGGCCTCACAAACGGGTCCCACCTGAGTCTTTTTACACCAACTCTCGGCCCGAATGTTTCTGCCAGACATCAACACAGAATCAAGATGATAAATGCCCACCAGACTATGTTTCGGAAAAGTTGCATAGCCAACTGGAGGGTGAAACCACCAGTGATTCAGATATGTTGGTTCAATCAAATTCGACAATATCCATGGCTGATAGATAG